One window of Cyanobacterium sp. T60_A2020_053 genomic DNA carries:
- a CDS encoding DUF3153 domain-containing protein: MKKIILLLCLLISLSGCVRYDVGINFNQAHNGAIIQHIKLGEQITSFSQAEGSAWLNGIQKQAIKLGGKSQRISKEELIVTIPFYNAEELAEKFNDFFLSELNTKVSKKNTDNLLDLDTKLNIKQNNLLFVERQILDFSADLTPLGIISSEGDIIISSGDLINLQLQFNFPWGAKFTTNDYPTLTKDDHGQYNLSLKAGQINQVQVIFWLPNYIGLGTSALLLFIFLGFFLKYPQKFRSQQGV; the protein is encoded by the coding sequence ATGAAGAAAATAATTTTATTGTTATGCTTACTAATTAGTTTGAGCGGTTGTGTGCGCTATGACGTGGGCATTAATTTCAATCAGGCTCACAATGGTGCAATAATTCAGCATATCAAATTAGGGGAACAAATTACCAGTTTTAGCCAAGCAGAGGGTAGCGCTTGGCTTAATGGTATTCAAAAACAAGCTATTAAATTAGGCGGAAAAAGTCAAAGAATTTCTAAAGAAGAATTAATAGTGACGATTCCTTTTTATAATGCTGAAGAATTGGCAGAAAAATTTAATGATTTCTTCTTATCAGAATTGAATACAAAAGTTAGTAAAAAAAATACTGATAATCTACTCGATTTGGATACAAAACTGAATATTAAACAAAATAATTTATTATTTGTGGAGCGCCAAATCTTAGATTTTTCTGCTGATTTAACTCCTTTAGGTATTATTTCTAGTGAAGGAGATATTATCATCTCTTCAGGAGATTTAATCAACTTACAATTACAGTTTAATTTTCCTTGGGGTGCAAAATTTACTACTAATGATTATCCTACTTTAACTAAAGATGATCATGGGCAATATAATCTTAGTTTAAAAGCAGGGCAAATTAATCAAGTCCAAGTTATTTTTTGGCTACCTAATTATATCGGTTTAGGTACCAGCGCCCTCCTCCTTTTCATTTTCTTGGGCTTCTTTCTTAAATATCCCCAAAAATTTAGAAGCCAACAGGGGGTTTAA
- a CDS encoding undecaprenyl/decaprenyl-phosphate alpha-N-acetylglucosaminyl 1-phosphate transferase translates to MNPQTYPNQETYHFIAFLVSMNVVLWLTPFVKTIGLKSGHVDKPDPRKVHRAPIVRIGGVAIFSGVTTALLIVWWMGGFGILSPEKDAEIWGVTIGACLFFLIGLTDDLFTLSPSFRLIVQSVVSSFAWWQGVRIDFLSIPVLGLTQIDQWWLSLPVTIIWLVGMVNAINWIDGLDGLAAGVCGIAAVVMLIVSLFMDQPAAALIAAALAGGALGFLRYNFNPAQIFMGDGGSYFIGFLLAGVGVIGLAKTAAVTAVILPYIILAVPIVDMSVVILSRVLQGKSPFLADKSHLHHRLLSAGISQRLTVLFIYSLTLWVGSFALVFSGFPSGGVYVIGSSLLLIYTSWQVWRNRRNDSEVKGE, encoded by the coding sequence ATGAATCCCCAAACCTATCCAAACCAAGAAACTTATCACTTCATCGCCTTTCTCGTGTCCATGAATGTGGTACTGTGGTTAACTCCTTTCGTGAAAACCATCGGTTTAAAAAGTGGTCATGTGGACAAACCAGACCCTCGGAAAGTTCACCGTGCACCAATTGTTAGAATAGGAGGTGTAGCCATTTTCTCAGGTGTTACCACCGCCCTATTAATAGTTTGGTGGATGGGTGGATTCGGCATTTTATCTCCAGAAAAAGATGCCGAAATTTGGGGAGTTACTATCGGTGCTTGTCTTTTCTTTTTAATTGGTTTAACTGATGATTTATTTACCCTGTCTCCTAGTTTTCGCCTCATTGTGCAGTCGGTAGTGTCTAGTTTTGCTTGGTGGCAAGGAGTGCGCATTGATTTTCTTTCCATACCCGTCTTAGGTTTAACGCAAATCGATCAATGGTGGTTAAGTTTACCTGTTACCATCATTTGGCTGGTGGGTATGGTAAATGCTATCAACTGGATTGATGGTTTAGATGGTTTAGCTGCTGGTGTTTGTGGTATTGCCGCCGTAGTAATGTTGATTGTTAGTTTATTTATGGATCAACCGGCGGCAGCCTTGATTGCGGCGGCGTTGGCGGGAGGGGCGCTGGGTTTTTTACGTTACAATTTCAATCCAGCACAAATTTTCATGGGAGATGGTGGTTCATATTTTATCGGCTTTCTCCTTGCTGGAGTTGGCGTAATTGGTTTGGCAAAAACAGCAGCAGTAACAGCGGTGATTTTACCATACATTATTTTAGCAGTGCCTATCGTTGATATGTCCGTGGTGATTTTAAGTCGAGTTTTACAGGGCAAATCACCCTTTTTGGCTGATAAAAGTCATTTACACCATCGTCTTTTATCCGCAGGAATTTCTCAACGCTTAACGGTTTTATTTATCTATTCTTTAACCTTATGGGTAGGTAGTTTTGCTCTTGTTTTTTCTGGTTTTCCCAGTGGCGGTGTTTATGTGATTGGTTCGAGTTTATTATTAATTTACACTTCTTGGCAGGTATGGCGCAATCGCCGTAACGATTCAGAGGTTAAGGGAGAATAA
- a CDS encoding type II toxin-antitoxin system Phd/YefM family antitoxin → MRFISAREAKQTFGNVISQAQYEPITIQKKNRDVAVIMSIENYQRITRINIQEFQQFRANIGNRASEKGLTEDKLQDLLADD, encoded by the coding sequence ATGCGATTTATTTCTGCTAGGGAGGCGAAACAAACTTTTGGTAATGTAATTAGTCAAGCACAATATGAACCTATTACTATACAGAAAAAAAATCGTGATGTTGCAGTTATTATGTCTATAGAAAATTATCAAAGAATTACCAGAATTAATATTCAAGAATTTCAACAATTTAGAGCAAATATTGGAAATCGAGCTTCGGAAAAAGGTTTAACAGAAGATAAACTACAAGATTTATTAGCAGATGATTAA
- a CDS encoding class I SAM-dependent methyltransferase: MATFLRPLSYKYQWLYDTISKTLALAVGGEKRFRNLALQNLDIHKKTKILDLCCGKGQTTQFLVKYSDDVTGLDISPLAIQEASKNVPQAKYVEGFAQNLPFEDESFNLVHTSVALHEMTTDELRQIFAEVYRVLSVRGVFTFIDLHQPKNLIFLPGLALFMWLFETQTAWRLIKTDLVSMLSAQGFDVKAKRLYAGGSLQVIQAVKIDNE, translated from the coding sequence ATGGCTACTTTTTTACGTCCTTTGAGCTATAAATATCAATGGTTATACGACACTATTTCTAAAACTCTGGCTTTAGCGGTGGGAGGTGAAAAACGCTTTAGAAATCTCGCCTTACAAAATCTTGACATCCATAAAAAAACTAAAATTCTTGATTTATGTTGTGGTAAAGGGCAAACTACTCAGTTTTTAGTGAAATATTCCGATGATGTGACGGGATTAGATATTTCTCCTTTGGCAATCCAAGAAGCTAGTAAAAATGTTCCCCAAGCTAAATATGTGGAAGGATTTGCTCAAAATTTACCTTTTGAGGATGAAAGTTTTAATCTTGTTCATACTAGCGTGGCACTTCATGAGATGACCACTGATGAGTTACGGCAAATTTTTGCAGAAGTTTACCGAGTTTTGTCGGTGCGGGGAGTTTTTACTTTTATTGACTTACATCAACCGAAAAATTTAATTTTTTTGCCGGGTTTAGCGCTGTTTATGTGGTTATTTGAAACGCAAACGGCATGGCGGTTAATTAAAACTGATTTAGTCTCCATGTTATCAGCACAAGGTTTCGATGTGAAGGCAAAAAGGCTTTATGCTGGAGGCAGTTTACAAGTTATCCAAGCCGTCAAAATTGATAATGAATAA
- a CDS encoding DUF445 domain-containing protein codes for MFLEINNWWQFILPPVAGSVIGYFTNDLAINMLFRPYKPIYIFQTRLPFTPGLIPRNQERLAQRVSDTIMGSLLTPEELQKLAKRLLETERVEGAILWLLQLSLKQIKEDKQQKTAKILADILKDLFGESLPKLLKVLARKDDFLQVQINQIFDRILLEFKLTTVQARQLSDWLLKIVFPADVLRGALVNFLTDKNITVIDEGFREKTSGTYWVVANLFGVKNSLNRLRTFCLDEKELANQRIKELLLSLEVNTRLQEFFLGLSLQNLPVATVKQLRETTGKIIRNYVQEKGLGFLQDFSTSMDWHQISVLIINRLQSSPVVNSSLELVSKELALILERYLEEDLEKIVAQVIPILSIDQVIIERIKQTSPENLENATQSIVKNELQAIVNLGGFLGFFIGILQSLILFFNS; via the coding sequence ATGTTTTTAGAAATAAACAACTGGTGGCAATTTATCCTTCCTCCCGTTGCTGGTAGTGTCATAGGTTATTTTACGAATGATTTAGCAATTAATATGCTATTTCGACCTTATAAACCTATTTATATTTTTCAAACAAGACTACCTTTTACACCCGGTTTAATTCCTCGTAATCAAGAAAGATTAGCTCAAAGGGTTTCCGATACCATTATGGGTTCTCTTTTGACTCCTGAAGAATTACAAAAACTCGCTAAAAGACTATTAGAAACGGAAAGGGTGGAGGGCGCTATCCTTTGGTTATTACAATTATCATTAAAACAAATAAAAGAGGACAAGCAACAAAAAACAGCTAAGATTTTAGCGGATATTTTAAAAGATTTATTTGGGGAATCTTTACCAAAATTATTGAAAGTTTTAGCAAGAAAAGATGATTTTTTACAAGTTCAAATTAATCAAATTTTTGATCGTATTTTATTAGAGTTTAAATTAACAACAGTTCAAGCAAGGCAATTATCAGACTGGTTATTGAAAATAGTTTTTCCTGCGGATGTATTGCGAGGGGCGCTGGTTAATTTTCTTACAGATAAAAATATCACTGTTATTGACGAAGGGTTTAGAGAAAAAACAAGCGGAACTTATTGGGTTGTAGCTAATTTATTTGGTGTTAAAAATAGTTTAAATAGATTAAGGACTTTTTGTTTAGATGAAAAAGAATTGGCTAATCAAAGAATTAAAGAGTTATTACTATCTCTAGAAGTTAATACTCGTTTACAAGAGTTTTTCTTAGGCTTATCTTTGCAAAATTTACCCGTTGCTACAGTAAAACAATTAAGAGAAACAACAGGTAAAATTATTCGTAATTATGTTCAAGAAAAAGGACTAGGATTCTTACAAGATTTTAGTACTTCTATGGACTGGCATCAAATCTCGGTCTTAATTATTAATCGTCTGCAATCTTCCCCAGTCGTTAACTCTTCTTTGGAGTTAGTAAGTAAAGAATTAGCATTAATTTTAGAGCGTTATTTAGAAGAAGATTTAGAAAAAATTGTCGCTCAAGTTATTCCTATTTTATCCATCGATCAAGTAATTATTGAACGCATTAAACAAACCTCCCCTGAAAACTTAGAAAATGCAACTCAATCCATTGTTAAAAATGAGTTACAAGCCATAGTCAATTTAGGAGGATTTTTAGGGTTTTTTATTGGTATTCTGCAAAGTTTAATTTTATTTTTCAACAGTTAG
- a CDS encoding molybdenum cofactor biosynthesis protein MoaE, translated as MKIMSFSITQRPIHSQPLLEKLKNTEAGAINVFEGWVRNNNEGKTVTSLEYQIYPALAIKEGEKIIQEVYGKYEVMGAVAIHRSGHLYLGDTAVWVATTARHRDTAFQATRYIIDEIKHRLPIWKKEYYVDYPSEWVYCSHHH; from the coding sequence ATTAAAATTATGTCATTCAGTATCACCCAGCGCCCGATTCACTCCCAGCCACTGCTCGAAAAATTAAAAAATACTGAAGCCGGTGCCATTAACGTTTTTGAAGGTTGGGTAAGAAACAATAATGAAGGAAAAACGGTAACATCCCTTGAATATCAAATTTATCCCGCTTTAGCCATCAAGGAAGGGGAAAAAATTATTCAAGAAGTCTATGGAAAATATGAGGTGATGGGCGCTGTGGCGATTCATCGTAGTGGACATTTATACTTAGGTGATACGGCTGTATGGGTGGCTACTACCGCGCGCCATCGTGATACTGCCTTTCAAGCCACGCGCTACATCATTGATGAAATTAAACATCGTCTCCCTATTTGGAAAAAAGAATATTATGTTGATTATCCTTCCGAGTGGGTATATTGCAGTCATCATCATTAA
- a CDS encoding glutamate synthase subunit beta — MGKPTGFLEYTRELPVDKAPLDRIKNWDEFHLHLPEENLKNQGARCMDCGTPFCHTGELISGMASGCPINNLIPEWNDLIYRGLWEEALERLHKTNNFPEFTGRVCPAPCEGSCVLGINNPPVTIKNIECSIIDHGWEQGWVKAQPPTQRTGKTVAIIGSGPAGLTAAAQLNQAGHQVTVYEKADRPGGLLMYGIPNMKLDKEKVVMRRIHLLEEEGVKFVCNTEIGKDLKAEELVNNFDAVILCIGAGKPRDLTIEGRELQGIHFAMDFLTANTKALLDGNPEGIISAQNKDVVIIGGGDTGTDCVGTSIRHGCNAVVQLEIMPQPPEMRAKNNPWPEYPKIYRLDYGQEEAAAKFGADPRFYTTTATKFEGDENGQVKAVHTVEVEWQRNGDGRFIPNPIPGTEKVVSAHLVLLAMGFLGPEQFLLEQMNLEKDQRSNIKADYDDYQTSIPNVFTAGDCRRGQSLVVWAFNEGRGVAQKCDEFLMGYSDLPR, encoded by the coding sequence ATGGGAAAACCAACAGGATTTTTAGAATATACCAGAGAGTTACCAGTAGATAAAGCGCCCCTCGACCGTATAAAAAATTGGGACGAATTTCATCTTCATTTGCCCGAAGAAAATCTCAAAAATCAAGGGGCGAGATGTATGGATTGTGGTACGCCGTTTTGCCACACGGGAGAGTTAATCAGTGGTATGGCTAGTGGTTGCCCTATCAATAACCTTATTCCTGAATGGAATGACTTAATTTATCGTGGCTTGTGGGAAGAAGCCTTAGAGCGTTTACACAAAACTAATAATTTTCCCGAATTTACGGGGAGAGTTTGTCCGGCGCCCTGCGAAGGTTCATGCGTACTAGGGATTAATAACCCTCCCGTGACCATCAAAAATATTGAATGTAGCATCATTGATCATGGTTGGGAGCAAGGTTGGGTAAAAGCACAACCTCCTACACAGCGCACGGGAAAAACTGTTGCTATCATCGGTTCTGGTCCTGCTGGGTTAACCGCCGCCGCCCAATTAAATCAAGCAGGGCATCAAGTAACTGTTTATGAAAAAGCCGATCGACCCGGTGGTTTACTCATGTATGGTATTCCCAATATGAAGTTGGATAAGGAAAAAGTGGTGATGCGCCGTATCCATTTATTGGAGGAAGAAGGAGTAAAATTTGTTTGCAATACCGAAATCGGCAAGGATTTAAAAGCGGAAGAATTGGTTAATAATTTTGATGCGGTAATTTTGTGTATTGGTGCTGGAAAACCTAGAGATTTGACCATTGAAGGGCGAGAATTGCAAGGAATCCATTTTGCCATGGATTTTTTAACCGCTAACACCAAAGCGTTATTAGATGGCAACCCAGAGGGGATTATTTCCGCTCAAAATAAAGATGTTGTGATAATTGGTGGTGGTGATACTGGCACAGACTGCGTAGGCACTTCCATCCGTCATGGTTGTAATGCGGTGGTACAATTAGAGATTATGCCTCAACCCCCTGAAATGAGGGCAAAAAATAACCCTTGGCCTGAATATCCAAAAATTTATCGCCTTGATTATGGGCAAGAGGAGGCAGCCGCCAAATTTGGTGCTGATCCTCGTTTTTATACTACCACTGCCACTAAGTTTGAGGGCGATGAAAATGGTCAAGTTAAAGCAGTGCATACGGTAGAGGTAGAATGGCAACGCAACGGTGACGGGCGCTTTATCCCTAATCCTATCCCCGGCACAGAAAAAGTAGTTTCTGCCCACTTAGTCTTATTAGCAATGGGTTTCTTAGGACCTGAGCAATTTTTACTAGAACAAATGAACTTAGAAAAAGATCAACGTAGTAATATTAAAGCTGATTATGACGATTATCAAACCAGTATTCCTAATGTGTTTACGGCTGGGGATTGTCGTCGGGGACAAAGTTTAGTGGTTTGGGCATTCAATGAAGGGCGCGGGGTGGCGCAAAAATGCGATGAATTTTTAATGGGTTATAGTGATTTACCTCGTTAA
- a CDS encoding putative toxin-antitoxin system toxin component, PIN family codes for MINSSLRLVLDTNILISSILFPNSIPAQVLRGENEGIILYSTDTLTELLSVLSRDKFSKYIEPKEINGLSERIKINWYCISIMQRVNLCRDEKDNKFIDLALNGRASYLITGDNDLLVLHPLGDISILNPRDFWDLINNK; via the coding sequence ATGATTAATTCTTCTCTTCGCCTAGTTTTAGATACCAATATTCTCATTAGTTCTATTCTTTTCCCCAATTCTATTCCTGCTCAAGTTTTAAGGGGAGAGAATGAAGGAATTATCTTATATTCAACTGATACTTTAACGGAATTATTATCGGTTTTAAGTAGAGATAAATTTTCTAAATATATCGAACCAAAAGAGATCAATGGATTATCAGAAAGGATTAAGATAAATTGGTATTGTATCTCAATTATGCAAAGAGTTAATTTATGTCGAGATGAAAAAGATAATAAGTTTATTGATTTGGCTTTAAATGGTAGGGCTTCTTATCTTATTACTGGGGATAATGATTTATTAGTTTTACATCCTCTGGGAGATATTTCTATTCTTAACCCTCGTGATTTTTGGGATTTAATTAATAACAAATAA
- a CDS encoding tetratricopeptide repeat protein — translation MFVEIELAIETKNFDQAKILIEKIPPQEEKHLWQNYYYGLIAEENNNIIEAEEKYRQVLKDSIFPNPNIIKRIREGLGRIQNIKNLQKAQEKQSLQQQKADIFNKLKDHHNQDELAVLILKPVSVDDKNNLAKNFAEILELDIYTAKLQIPTRHWRLLKTGKWQELQSYYLMFERFSIPSFCYPIQAINTIQVYQVNYLESFNDKISVICENKAQQVINFTVDINEVSSQVEAMLPIFEMSLHTDTKGKLVRKKTTLDYINFYDLHIKNQNLIIRFNDNRYQFEQGNKNFLEAKTSREKWLSLTKFIQNNLSNITLYSDYTPFAESVVQFPKMLKQIDAKVQLFRKEETLWDEAFQLYSGVVFLGVDGN, via the coding sequence ATGTTTGTGGAAATTGAATTAGCTATCGAGACAAAAAATTTTGACCAAGCTAAAATTTTGATTGAAAAAATACCTCCCCAAGAAGAAAAACATCTTTGGCAAAACTATTATTATGGTTTGATTGCCGAAGAAAATAACAACATAATTGAAGCCGAAGAAAAATATCGTCAAGTCTTAAAAGACAGCATTTTTCCCAACCCTAATATTATCAAAAGAATTAGAGAAGGATTAGGAAGAATACAAAATATTAAAAATTTGCAAAAAGCACAAGAAAAACAGAGTTTACAGCAACAAAAAGCAGATATTTTTAACAAATTAAAAGACCATCATAACCAAGATGAATTAGCAGTTTTAATATTAAAACCAGTTAGTGTGGATGACAAAAATAATCTAGCAAAAAATTTTGCGGAAATATTAGAATTAGATATATACACAGCTAAACTACAAATACCAACTCGTCATTGGCGTTTATTGAAAACAGGAAAATGGCAAGAATTACAATCCTATTATTTAATGTTTGAGCGATTTTCTATACCCTCTTTTTGTTATCCCATTCAAGCTATCAATACCATTCAAGTTTATCAAGTTAATTATTTAGAAAGTTTCAATGATAAAATTTCTGTAATCTGTGAAAATAAAGCACAGCAAGTAATTAATTTTACTGTGGATATTAACGAAGTTAGTAGTCAAGTAGAAGCAATGTTACCTATTTTTGAAATGTCATTACATACTGATACTAAAGGTAAATTAGTGAGGAAAAAAACTACTTTAGACTATATAAATTTTTATGATTTACACATTAAAAATCAAAACTTAATTATCAGATTTAATGATAACCGTTATCAATTTGAACAGGGCAACAAAAACTTTTTAGAAGCAAAAACATCTAGGGAAAAATGGCTTAGTTTAACTAAATTTATACAGAATAATTTGAGTAATATTACTCTCTATTCAGACTATACCCCCTTTGCAGAAAGTGTCGTACAATTTCCTAAAATGTTAAAACAAATTGATGCTAAAGTACAATTATTTCGTAAAGAAGAAACTCTTTGGGATGAAGCATTTCAATTATACAGTGGCGTAGTTTTTTTAGGAGTTGATGGAAATTGA
- the ubiE gene encoding bifunctional demethylmenaquinone methyltransferase/2-methoxy-6-polyprenyl-1,4-benzoquinol methylase UbiE, whose product MSAPPTAQEIQSLFNSIAPIYDQMNDWLSFGIHRVWKKMTVNWCQPQSDSLALDLCCGTGDLTFLLAKQITQGRVIGVDFSSQLLAVAREKQQNSSQYQNIEWLESDVLTLPFADNYCDCVTMGYGMRNVVDIPACLQEIKRVLKPSKKVAILDFQRPSNQLIAQTQQWYIDNIVVNVAQFFGSTAQYAYINPSLDRFPSGDEQIKIAQIIGFRESKYYPLYGGIMGVLVLTK is encoded by the coding sequence ATGTCAGCGCCCCCCACCGCCCAAGAAATCCAAAGTTTATTTAACAGTATCGCCCCTATTTACGATCAAATGAATGACTGGCTTAGTTTTGGCATTCATCGAGTCTGGAAAAAAATGACCGTGAATTGGTGTCAACCCCAAAGCGATTCTCTCGCCCTTGATCTTTGTTGTGGTACAGGCGATCTAACTTTTTTACTAGCAAAACAAATCACACAAGGTAGGGTTATTGGGGTGGATTTTTCCTCGCAACTGTTGGCGGTGGCAAGGGAAAAACAACAAAATTCCTCTCAATATCAAAATATAGAATGGTTAGAAAGTGATGTTTTAACGTTACCTTTTGCCGATAATTACTGTGATTGCGTCACGATGGGTTATGGAATGCGTAATGTGGTGGATATTCCTGCTTGTTTGCAGGAGATTAAACGGGTATTAAAACCTAGTAAAAAAGTTGCCATTCTCGACTTTCAGCGCCCTTCAAACCAGTTAATAGCTCAGACTCAACAATGGTATATTGATAATATTGTGGTCAATGTGGCGCAATTTTTTGGCTCAACTGCCCAATATGCCTATATTAACCCCAGTTTAGACCGTTTTCCCAGTGGCGACGAACAAATCAAAATTGCTCAAATAATTGGCTTTAGAGAGTCTAAATATTACCCTCTCTATGGTGGTATAATGGGAGTTTTAGTCTTAACTAAATAA
- the ffh gene encoding signal recognition particle protein, which produces MFDALAERLEDTWKNLRGQGKISSANIQDALQEVRRALLEADVNFQVVKSFVTEVEKKAMGAEVISGVNPQQQFIKIVYDELVKVMGESNAPLAQAEKAPTIILMAGLQGTGKTTATAKLALYLQKQKRSCLLVATDVYRPAAIDQLITLGNQIKIPVFQLGSDANPVEIARQGVAQAQQDGIDTVIIDTAGRLQIDQAMMAELAQIKENVKPHETLLVVDSMTGQEAANLTRTFHEEIGITGAILTKMDGDSRGGAALSVRTISGQPIKFIGVGEKVEALEPFYPERMASRILNMGDIVTLVEKAQEELDIGDVEKMQRKMMEAKFDFNDFLKQMRLLKNMGSFAGVMKLIPGMNKLGAGALEQGEAQLKITESMINSMTKEERANPELLAKSPNRRRRIAKGSGHQEKEVSRLISDFTRMRTMMQQMSMGGGMPSMPGMPNMGGLGGLLGGGAPVPGSRNQGMKKQKKKKKKRGFADL; this is translated from the coding sequence ATGTTTGATGCACTAGCAGAGCGTTTAGAAGATACATGGAAAAATTTGCGCGGTCAAGGTAAAATATCTTCAGCCAATATCCAAGACGCACTCCAAGAAGTAAGACGGGCATTATTAGAAGCAGATGTTAATTTTCAGGTAGTCAAAAGTTTTGTCACTGAAGTAGAAAAAAAGGCGATGGGCGCTGAAGTTATTTCAGGAGTCAATCCCCAACAGCAATTTATTAAAATCGTTTACGATGAATTAGTTAAAGTGATGGGGGAAAGCAATGCGCCCCTCGCCCAAGCAGAAAAAGCGCCCACCATCATCCTCATGGCAGGTTTGCAAGGTACAGGAAAAACCACCGCTACCGCCAAATTAGCTTTGTATCTCCAAAAACAAAAACGCTCTTGCTTACTGGTGGCGACAGACGTATATCGCCCCGCCGCTATCGATCAGTTAATCACTTTAGGGAATCAAATCAAAATCCCCGTTTTTCAGTTAGGTAGTGACGCTAACCCCGTAGAAATTGCTCGACAAGGAGTCGCCCAAGCACAACAAGATGGCATCGACACCGTCATTATTGACACCGCCGGGCGCTTACAAATTGATCAAGCCATGATGGCTGAACTAGCACAAATCAAGGAAAATGTCAAGCCCCATGAAACTTTATTAGTGGTGGACTCCATGACGGGGCAGGAAGCGGCCAATTTGACCCGTACTTTCCATGAAGAAATCGGCATTACGGGCGCTATTCTCACCAAGATGGATGGGGATAGTCGGGGGGGCGCTGCTTTATCGGTGCGCACGATTTCGGGGCAACCTATTAAGTTTATTGGGGTAGGGGAAAAGGTGGAAGCCTTAGAGCCTTTTTATCCTGAGCGTATGGCTTCTCGCATCCTCAATATGGGCGATATTGTCACCTTAGTGGAAAAAGCTCAAGAGGAGTTAGACATCGGTGATGTGGAAAAAATGCAGCGCAAAATGATGGAGGCGAAGTTTGATTTTAATGACTTCCTCAAACAAATGCGTCTGCTCAAAAATATGGGGTCTTTCGCTGGGGTAATGAAACTTATACCCGGTATGAATAAACTGGGGGCAGGGGCGCTGGAGCAGGGGGAAGCTCAGTTAAAAATCACTGAATCCATGATTAATTCCATGACGAAGGAAGAAAGGGCAAATCCTGAGTTATTAGCAAAGTCTCCCAATCGTCGTCGCCGTATTGCCAAAGGTTCAGGTCATCAAGAAAAAGAGGTTTCTCGTTTAATCAGCGATTTTACTCGGATGCGCACCATGATGCAACAAATGAGTATGGGAGGCGGTATGCCTAGTATGCCGGGTATGCCTAATATGGGGGGTTTAGGTGGTTTGTTGGGGGGAGGGGCGCCCGTCCCCGGTTCTCGTAATCAGGGCATGAAAAAACAGAAGAAGAAAAAGAAAAAGCGCGGTTTTGCTGATTTATAA